In Flavobacterium sp. N3904, one DNA window encodes the following:
- a CDS encoding DUF1254 domain-containing protein, whose amino-acid sequence MKTTKFLYLALTSLALSASFQSCKKNDAINQAEQADKLAGIEVPSIAETKAIAQEAFVYGLPIVMNYAVMQEFSVDKNSGQYKGPFNQVTNEHRVFTYEDTTVVTPNSDTPYSMLWLDLRAEPMVISVPAVDKKRYYSVQLIDGNVYNYGYIGSRATGTEAGNYLVVGPDWKGTLPKGIKKMFTSTTPFGLTIFRTQLFNAADMPNVVKVQSGYKAQPLSKFLNQPAPAAAPKIDFLPANTAGIKANFYQYLDAALAFIPETAENKAILAKLATIGIGPNKKFEFADLSLEHKAAILLAMKAGDAEVSKFLTEGGSGIKKVNSWNVGSVFGDSAFYSGDWLKRAAAAKGGIYGNDAVEAMYPMTREDVTGQTLDGSKHNYTLTFKAGQLPPVNAFWSVTMYDGKTQFLIKNPINRYLINSPMLSNMKKNADGSLTLYIQKDNPGTDKQSNWLPAPNGPIYLVMRLYWPKTEQPSILPAGSGTWSPPGIVQAN is encoded by the coding sequence ATGAAAACAACCAAGTTTCTCTACTTAGCCCTCACTAGTTTGGCTTTGAGCGCTTCATTTCAATCCTGCAAAAAAAACGATGCGATCAACCAAGCCGAACAAGCTGATAAATTGGCGGGAATTGAAGTTCCAAGTATAGCCGAGACCAAGGCTATTGCCCAAGAGGCTTTTGTTTACGGATTGCCAATAGTAATGAACTATGCCGTGATGCAGGAGTTTAGTGTAGACAAAAACTCAGGGCAATACAAGGGGCCTTTTAATCAAGTTACTAATGAGCATCGGGTTTTTACATACGAAGATACAACTGTAGTCACCCCAAATAGTGACACTCCCTATTCGATGCTATGGTTGGATTTGCGCGCAGAACCTATGGTAATTTCGGTACCTGCGGTAGACAAAAAACGCTATTACTCGGTACAATTGATCGATGGAAATGTCTACAACTATGGTTACATTGGCAGCCGTGCTACAGGAACTGAAGCTGGAAATTATCTTGTTGTGGGTCCAGATTGGAAAGGCACTTTACCCAAAGGAATCAAAAAGATGTTTACATCGACTACTCCATTTGGACTTACTATTTTTCGTACCCAGCTTTTTAATGCTGCCGATATGCCCAATGTGGTCAAAGTGCAGTCAGGGTATAAAGCACAACCGCTTTCCAAATTTTTGAATCAGCCTGCACCTGCTGCTGCGCCAAAAATTGATTTTCTTCCTGCCAATACTGCGGGAATCAAGGCTAATTTTTATCAATATTTGGATGCAGCACTGGCATTTATTCCCGAAACTGCCGAAAACAAAGCTATTTTGGCCAAGCTTGCCACTATAGGTATTGGTCCCAATAAAAAGTTTGAATTTGCCGATTTGTCGCTAGAACACAAAGCAGCGATTTTGTTGGCCATGAAAGCAGGCGATGCTGAAGTTTCGAAATTTTTGACCGAAGGCGGTTCTGGAATAAAAAAAGTTAATAGCTGGAATGTCGGGTCTGTTTTCGGCGATAGCGCTTTCTATAGTGGAGACTGGCTAAAACGTGCTGCTGCTGCAAAAGGTGGAATTTATGGCAATGACGCTGTTGAGGCGATGTACCCAATGACTCGAGAAGATGTTACAGGCCAAACTTTAGACGGCAGTAAGCACAATTATACTCTTACTTTCAAGGCAGGTCAGTTGCCACCAGTAAACGCTTTTTGGTCGGTTACAATGTATGATGGTAAAACGCAATTTTTGATTAAGAATCCGATCAATCGCTATTTGATAAACTCTCCGATGTTGTCGAACATGAAAAAAAATGCGGATGGATCGTTGACACTTTATATTCAAAAAGACAATCCAGGAACTGATAAACAAAGCAACTGGTTGCCAGCTCCAAACGGGCCAATTTATTTGGTAATGCGATTGTATTGGCCAAAAACGGAACAGCCTTCTATACTTCCTGCTGGTTCTGGAACCTGGAGTCCTCCAGGAATTGTTCAGGCTAATTAG
- a CDS encoding stage 0 sporulation family protein, which produces MACTSCSTSDGGAPKGCKNNGTCGTDSCNKLTVFDWLSNMSLPNGEAPFDCVEVRFKNGRKEFYRNTEKLTLSMGDIVATVASPGHDIGIVTLTGELVKIQMKKKGVNYLSNEVPKVYRKATQKDIDIWTVARNKEEPMKVRARELAIAQKLEMKISDIEFQGDGSKATFYYTANDRVDFRLLIKDFAKEFSTRVEMKQVGFRQEAARLGGIGSCGRELCCSTWLTDFRSVNTSAARYQQLSLNPQKLAGQCGKLKCCLNYELDTYMDALKDFPEFDTKLVTEKGDAICQKQDIFKGLMWFAYTNNFANWHILKIDQVKEIIAENKLKNKVSALEDYAIEVVAEPEQNFNNAMGQESLTRFDQPKRKKKPSKKPRVAGENVIVPNNANKPTIQKTNAAINPNVANKENPNKENPGGNNNRNNRNKNNNRNKPNPNRPATAENKQPEQPRKPIIIKKNETKE; this is translated from the coding sequence ATGGCATGTACAAGTTGTTCAACTTCTGATGGTGGTGCACCAAAGGGTTGCAAAAATAATGGGACTTGCGGCACCGATAGCTGCAATAAATTAACGGTTTTTGACTGGCTTTCGAACATGAGTTTGCCCAATGGCGAAGCTCCTTTTGACTGCGTTGAAGTTCGCTTCAAAAACGGAAGAAAAGAGTTTTACCGCAATACCGAAAAATTGACTTTGAGTATGGGTGACATAGTTGCAACTGTCGCTTCACCCGGACATGATATAGGAATTGTAACCCTTACAGGCGAATTGGTAAAAATTCAAATGAAGAAAAAGGGAGTCAATTATTTAAGCAATGAGGTTCCAAAAGTGTATCGAAAAGCGACTCAAAAAGACATCGATATCTGGACCGTAGCAAGAAATAAAGAAGAGCCTATGAAAGTTCGCGCCCGTGAACTTGCGATAGCCCAAAAACTCGAAATGAAAATTTCGGATATCGAATTTCAAGGCGATGGGTCGAAAGCTACTTTCTATTACACCGCCAACGACAGAGTCGATTTCAGACTTTTAATCAAAGATTTTGCGAAGGAATTCAGTACCAGAGTCGAGATGAAACAAGTAGGTTTCCGTCAGGAAGCCGCACGTTTGGGCGGAATTGGTTCTTGTGGTAGAGAATTGTGTTGTTCTACCTGGCTAACCGATTTTAGAAGCGTAAACACATCGGCCGCACGTTACCAGCAATTGTCTTTAAACCCACAGAAACTAGCAGGTCAATGTGGCAAGTTAAAATGTTGCTTGAATTACGAATTGGATACTTACATGGATGCCTTGAAAGACTTTCCGGAGTTTGACACCAAATTGGTTACCGAAAAAGGAGATGCCATTTGCCAAAAACAAGACATTTTCAAAGGATTAATGTGGTTTGCCTACACCAATAATTTTGCCAATTGGCATATTTTGAAAATCGATCAGGTCAAAGAAATAATAGCGGAAAACAAATTGAAAAACAAAGTCTCCGCTCTTGAAGATTATGCTATTGAAGTGGTTGCAGAGCCAGAACAAAATTTCAATAACGCGATGGGCCAAGAAAGTTTAACCCGTTTTGACCAACCGAAGAGAAAGAAAAAACCAAGCAAAAAACCTAGAGTTGCAGGCGAAAATGTTATTGTTCCCAACAATGCAAACAAACCAACTATTCAAAAAACAAACGCTGCGATTAATCCAAACGTTGCCAACAAAGAAAATCCAAACAAGGAAAATCCAGGTGGTAATAACAATCGCAACAACCGCAATAAAAACAACAATCGCAATAAGCCAAATCCGAACCGACCGGCTACTGCAGAAAACAAACAACCAGAACAACCCAGAAAACCTATAATTATTAAAAAGAATGAGACTAAAGAATAG
- a CDS encoding gliding motility lipoprotein GldH, which produces MRLKNSFLLLLVAVLLFSCDKKRVFDEYKSVGSAWNKDSIVTFDLPVLDSTKRYDLFVNLRDNDNYKYNNLFLIVSMESPNGYTKVDTLEYQMANPDGTLLGDGFTDLKESKLYYKENVKFRGKYKVHIKQVVRETGKVPGVALLDGITEVGFRIEKKE; this is translated from the coding sequence ATGAGACTAAAGAATAGTTTTTTACTCCTTTTGGTTGCTGTACTCCTTTTTTCATGTGATAAAAAAAGAGTTTTTGATGAATATAAATCAGTAGGAAGCGCATGGAATAAAGACAGCATCGTCACTTTTGATTTACCCGTTTTGGATTCTACAAAAAGGTATGATTTGTTTGTAAATTTGAGAGACAACGACAATTACAAATACAACAATTTGTTTCTGATTGTATCTATGGAAAGCCCAAATGGATACACAAAAGTAGATACGCTAGAATACCAAATGGCCAATCCAGACGGAACGCTACTGGGAGATGGTTTTACAGACCTGAAAGAAAGCAAACTGTATTACAAAGAAAACGTAAAGTTTAGAGGGAAATACAAAGTACACATCAAACAAGTTGTTAGAGAAACCGGTAAAGTTCCCGGTGTTGCCCTTTTGGACGGAATTACCGAGGTAGGTTTTAGAATAGAAAAAAAAGAATAG